In a genomic window of Quercus lobata isolate SW786 chromosome 4, ValleyOak3.0 Primary Assembly, whole genome shotgun sequence:
- the LOC115983308 gene encoding crossover junction endonuclease MUS81 isoform X1, translated as MENQDRRVLCLENSELAAYLLSKRQELAEKPKGITENVDATLSKAYSNICNSKTHIQTLKDLSQVKGVGKWILKLMQGFFETGSGSSEPEDLAGKGKKKKGMKRYVPQKNSVAYALLITLHRGTTNGNEFMRKQELIDAAEASGLSRVPIGPEKGKGKPAQFGSSTRDWYTGWSCMKSLITKGLVAKSSCPAKYMLTQEGQEAARECLMRSGLVNPAENLANAEVYSDQGAHTPDIDFTPPEKKVPSASTGLSRRRKSMDVPLESLERFMRMGYSKEQVLAAFAEVSESSQKEISSLWPAVLCCLREDQVYGLHSGSQSVREDCHAMSNAYTNSNGQGEGRLIESSHDGGHMPEFYSSVTAPNSFTLRACSSSDQPLQKSRTDGLKVNMNSLSMPPLSFGERFEDAYEVVLILDDREQFATQGSRSRRIIENICSQYKIKIEVRRLPVGDGIWIAHHKYLDSEYVLDFIVERKKVDDLRSSIRDNRYKDQKLRLRRCGLKKLIYVVEGDPNSSEAAESIKTACFTTEILEGFDVQRTSGLADTLKKYGHLTQAILQYYKSVLPEDHSKCTGVCPPFDEFVKRCQDLDKMTVSDVFAIQLMQVPQVTEEIAVAVLDLYPTLLSLARAYSLLEGNTGAQEEMLRRQSNNVINAVASRNIFQLVWGN; from the exons ATGGAGAATCAAGATAGACGCGTGTTGTGCTTAGAAAACTCGGAGCTGGCGGCGTACCTATTGAGCAAAAGGCAAGAACTCGCCGAAAAACCAAAAGGGATCACGGAGAACGTCGACGCTACACTCTCCAAAGCTTACTCCAATATCTGCAACTCCAAAACCCATATCCAAACCCTCAAAGACTTGTCTCAAGTCAA GGGTGTGGGAAAATGGATCCTAAAACTTATGCAAGGGTTCTTTGAGACTGGTTCAGGCAGTTCTGAACCGGAAGACTTGGCAGGAAAAG gcaagaaaaagaaaggaatgaaACGCTATGTACCACAAAAGAATTCTGTGGCATATGCGTTGTTGATTACCCTTCACAG GGGTACTACAAATGGGAATGAATTTATGCGTAAACAGGAGCTTATTGATGCGGCTGAAGCTAGTGGGCTTTCTCGGGTGCCAATTGG GCCAGAAAAGGGAAAAGGGAAACCTGCACAATTTGGAAGTTCCACAAGAGATTGGTATACGGGATGGAGCTGCATGAAGTCATTGATAACCAAGGGATTAGTTGCAAAATCAAGTTGCCCTGCAAA GTACATGCTAACGCAAGAAGGTCAGGAAGCAGCACGTGAATGTCTCATGAGATCTGGTTTGGTTAATCCAGCAGAGAACTTGGCTAATGCAGAAGTTTATTCTGATCAGGGTGCACATACACCAGATATTGATTTTACTCCCCCTGAGAAAAAAGTGCCATCCGCATCTACTGGTTTGAGTAGGCGTAGGAAATCAATGGATGTTCCACTTGAATCACTTGAGAGG TTTATGCGCATGGGTTACTCCAAGGAACAAGTTCTTGCTGCTTTTGCTGAAGTTTCAGAGAGTTCTCAGAAGGAGATCTCATCACTCTGGCCAGCAGTTTTATGTTGTCTTCGAGAGGATCAAGTTTATGGTTTGCATTCTGGGTCCCAATCTGTAAGAGAGGATTGTCATGCAATGTCAAATGCTTACACTAATTCAAATG GTCAAGGTGAGGGTAGACTGATAGAGTCTTCTCATGATGGTGGACATATGCCAGAGTTCTATTCTTCTGTTACTGCACCGAACTCTTTTACCTTGAGAGCTTGCTCATCATCA GATCAACCTTTGCAAAAGTCAAGGACAGATGGTTTGAAAGTAAATATGAATTCTTTAAGCATGCCACCTTTAAGCTTTGGGGAGAGATTTGAGGATGCATATGAAGTGGTCTTGATATTGGATGATCGAGAACAATTTGCCACTCAGGG ATCGCGGTCTAGGAgaattattgagaatatttgtagtcaatacaaaatcaaaatagag GTTAGGCGGTTACCAGTTGGTGATGGGATCTGGATAGCTCACCATAAATATCTTGATAGTGAATATGTACTTGATTTTATTGTtgagaggaagaaagttgatGATTTACGCAGCTCAATCAGGGATAATCGCTATAAGGATCAAAAATTAAGGCTTCGG AGGTGTGGACTTAAGAAGCTGATTTATGTTGTGGAGGGCGACCCAAATTCTTCTGAAGCTGCTGAAAGCATCAAAACAGC TTGTTTTACAACAGAGATTCTGGAGGGATTTGATGTGCAGAGAACAAGTGGTTTGGCTGATACTTTAAAGAAGTATGGTCATCTTACCCAAGCAATATTGCAATACTACAAATCAGTGCTGCCTGAGGATCATTCTAAATGCACTGGAGTATGTCCTCCTTTTGATGAATTTGTCAAAAGGTGTCAAGACCTGGATAAAATGACGGTCAGCGATGTATTTGCCATTCAGCTCATGCAG GTCCCACAAGTTACAGAGGAGATTGCTGTTGCTGTTTTAGATTTGTACCCAACCCTTCTATCTCTTGCCCGTGCCTACTCTCTTCTT GAGGGCAACACAGGTGCACAAGAGGAGATGCTTAGGAGGCAGAGTAACAATGTGATCAATGCAGTTGCTAGTAGGAATATATTTCAGTTAGTTTGGGGCAACTAA
- the LOC115983308 gene encoding crossover junction endonuclease MUS81 isoform X2 — translation MENQDRRVLCLENSELAAYLLSKRQELAEKPKGITENVDATLSKAYSNICNSKTHIQTLKDLSQVKGVGKWILKLMQGFFETGSGSSEPEDLAGKGKKKKGMKRYVPQKNSVAYALLITLHRGTTNGNEFMRKQELIDAAEASGLSRVPIGPEKGKGKPAQFGSSTRDWYTGWSCMKSLITKGLVAKSSCPAKYMLTQEGQEAARECLMRSGLVNPAENLANAEVYSDQGAHTPDIDFTPPEKKVPSASTGLSRRRKSMDVPLESLERFMRMGYSKEQVLAAFAEVSESSQKEISSLWPAVLCCLREDQVYGLHSGSQSVREDCHAMSNAYTNSNGQGEGRLIESSHDGGHMPEFYSSVTAPNSFTLRACSSSDQPLQKSRTDGLKVNMNSLSMPPLSFGERFEDAYEVVLILDDREQFATQGSRSRRIIENICSQYKIKIEVRRLPVGDGIWIAHHKYLDSEYVLDFIVERKKVDDLRSSIRDNRYKDQKLRLRRCGLKKLIYVVEGDPNSSEAAESIKTACFTTEILEGFDVQRTSGLADTLKKYGHLTQAILQYYKSVLPEDHSKCTGVCPPFDEFVKRCQDLDKMTVSDVFAIQLMQQFRTVENGECGLHLLHTWVLLPTSLKP, via the exons ATGGAGAATCAAGATAGACGCGTGTTGTGCTTAGAAAACTCGGAGCTGGCGGCGTACCTATTGAGCAAAAGGCAAGAACTCGCCGAAAAACCAAAAGGGATCACGGAGAACGTCGACGCTACACTCTCCAAAGCTTACTCCAATATCTGCAACTCCAAAACCCATATCCAAACCCTCAAAGACTTGTCTCAAGTCAA GGGTGTGGGAAAATGGATCCTAAAACTTATGCAAGGGTTCTTTGAGACTGGTTCAGGCAGTTCTGAACCGGAAGACTTGGCAGGAAAAG gcaagaaaaagaaaggaatgaaACGCTATGTACCACAAAAGAATTCTGTGGCATATGCGTTGTTGATTACCCTTCACAG GGGTACTACAAATGGGAATGAATTTATGCGTAAACAGGAGCTTATTGATGCGGCTGAAGCTAGTGGGCTTTCTCGGGTGCCAATTGG GCCAGAAAAGGGAAAAGGGAAACCTGCACAATTTGGAAGTTCCACAAGAGATTGGTATACGGGATGGAGCTGCATGAAGTCATTGATAACCAAGGGATTAGTTGCAAAATCAAGTTGCCCTGCAAA GTACATGCTAACGCAAGAAGGTCAGGAAGCAGCACGTGAATGTCTCATGAGATCTGGTTTGGTTAATCCAGCAGAGAACTTGGCTAATGCAGAAGTTTATTCTGATCAGGGTGCACATACACCAGATATTGATTTTACTCCCCCTGAGAAAAAAGTGCCATCCGCATCTACTGGTTTGAGTAGGCGTAGGAAATCAATGGATGTTCCACTTGAATCACTTGAGAGG TTTATGCGCATGGGTTACTCCAAGGAACAAGTTCTTGCTGCTTTTGCTGAAGTTTCAGAGAGTTCTCAGAAGGAGATCTCATCACTCTGGCCAGCAGTTTTATGTTGTCTTCGAGAGGATCAAGTTTATGGTTTGCATTCTGGGTCCCAATCTGTAAGAGAGGATTGTCATGCAATGTCAAATGCTTACACTAATTCAAATG GTCAAGGTGAGGGTAGACTGATAGAGTCTTCTCATGATGGTGGACATATGCCAGAGTTCTATTCTTCTGTTACTGCACCGAACTCTTTTACCTTGAGAGCTTGCTCATCATCA GATCAACCTTTGCAAAAGTCAAGGACAGATGGTTTGAAAGTAAATATGAATTCTTTAAGCATGCCACCTTTAAGCTTTGGGGAGAGATTTGAGGATGCATATGAAGTGGTCTTGATATTGGATGATCGAGAACAATTTGCCACTCAGGG ATCGCGGTCTAGGAgaattattgagaatatttgtagtcaatacaaaatcaaaatagag GTTAGGCGGTTACCAGTTGGTGATGGGATCTGGATAGCTCACCATAAATATCTTGATAGTGAATATGTACTTGATTTTATTGTtgagaggaagaaagttgatGATTTACGCAGCTCAATCAGGGATAATCGCTATAAGGATCAAAAATTAAGGCTTCGG AGGTGTGGACTTAAGAAGCTGATTTATGTTGTGGAGGGCGACCCAAATTCTTCTGAAGCTGCTGAAAGCATCAAAACAGC TTGTTTTACAACAGAGATTCTGGAGGGATTTGATGTGCAGAGAACAAGTGGTTTGGCTGATACTTTAAAGAAGTATGGTCATCTTACCCAAGCAATATTGCAATACTACAAATCAGTGCTGCCTGAGGATCATTCTAAATGCACTGGAGTATGTCCTCCTTTTGATGAATTTGTCAAAAGGTGTCAAGACCTGGATAAAATGACGGTCAGCGATGTATTTGCCATTCAGCTCATGCAG CAATTTAGAACCGTAGAAAATGGTGAATGTGGTTTACACCTGTTGCACACCTGGGTTCTTTTACCTACAAGTCTAAAACCCTGA
- the LOC115984038 gene encoding probable inactive purple acid phosphatase 27 isoform X1 gives MVFPCTSLMEPCSFSWVFRVFFTLLIFFLGSSLSLSWSLHPSLINSTAMHHHYTAISEFRLLNRRTLRECPNRSPYLQVNVSLSSNLSDEEYVNVTVNGALLPSEHDWVAMISPSHSNVENCPLNEILYAQTGDLSSLPLLCHYPVKAMYMSNDPDYLSCKKQECKKYDKGKCVVRTCSGTLTLHVINIRTDIEFLLFGGGFVTPCVLSRSGPISFANPKKPLYGHISSVDSTGTSMRLTWVSGDKEPQQVQYKDGKTKLSEVTTFSQDNMCTSDLPSPAKDFGWHDPGFIHSAVMTELKPSSTFWYRYGSDSAGWSEQIQFRTPPAGGSDELKFVAYGDMGKAPRDPSVEHYIQPGSLSVINAIADEVNSNNIDSVFHIGDISYATGFLVEWDFFLHQISHVASRVSYMTAIGNHERDYISSGSVYNTPDSGGECGVPYETYFPMPTPAKDKPWYSIDQGSIHFTVISTEHNWSPNSEQYQWMTKDMASVDRSRTPWLIFTGHRPMYSSLNAFMGVDNKFVKEVEPLLLANKVDLAFFGHIHNYERTCSIYQQECKAMPTKDRNGIDTYDHSNYSAPVHAVIGMAGFSLDKFTNDVRANKWSLSRISEYGYLRAHATKKEIKLEFVNSNTKKVGDSFRIIKR, from the exons ATGGTTTTTCCTTGCACTTCTCTCATGGAACCTTGTAGTTTTTCTTGGGTTTTCAGAGTATTCTTCACActactcattttctttcttggttcttctctttctttatctTGGTCATTGCACCCTTCACTTATAAACTCCACAGCCATGCACCATCATTACACTGCCATATCCGAGTTCCGCTTACTAAATAGAAGAACTTTGAGGGAGTGCCCCAATCGAAGCCCTTATCTCCAAGTGAATGTTAGTTTGAGTTCCAACCTTTCAGATGAAGAATATGTCAATGTTACTGTCAATGGAGCTTTGCTTCCCTCAGAGCATGATTGGGTCGCCATGATTTCACCTTCTCATTCTAA TGTTGAAAATTGTCCATTAAATGAGATTCTTTATGCACAAACTGGTGATCTTAGCTCACTTCCTCTACTCTGCCATTATCCTGTTAAG GCAATGTACATGAGTAACGATCCTGACTATCTCAGTTGCAAGAAGCAGGAATGCAAGAAATATGACAAGGGTAAATGTGTAGTGAGGACTTGTAGTGGTACGTTAACACTTCATGTTATTAACATCAGAACCGACATCGAATTCCTGTTGTTTGGTGGGGGATTTGTCACCCCTTGCGTTCTAAGTAGGTCAGGCCCTATCAGTTTTGCCAATCCAAAGAAGCCTTTATATGGACATATCTCAAGTGTAGATTCAACTGGAACTTCG ATGAGATTAACATGGGTGAGTGGGGATAAGGAACCTCAACAAGTTCAATATAAGGATGGAAAAACAAAGTTATCAGAAGTAACTACATTTTCACAAGATAATATGTGTA CTTCAGATTTACCAAGTCCAGCAAAGGACTTTGGGTGGCATGACCCTGGATTCATTCATTCCGCAGTGATGACAGAACTCAAACCTTCAAGTACCTTTTGGTACAGATATGGAAG TGATTCAGCTGGTTGGAGTGAACAAATTCAATTTCGAACTCCACCTGCTGGAGGATCCGATGAACTCAAATTTGTAGCATACGGTGATATGGGAAAGGCTCCTCGTGATCCTTCTGTTGAGCACTACATTCAG CCAGGATCCCTCTCAGTGATTAATGCCATTGCAGATGAAGTGAATTCAAACAACATAGACTCAGTCTTTCACATTGGAGATATAAGCTATGCCACTGGCTTTTTAGTAGAATGGGActtttttcttcatcaaataAGCCATGTGGCATCGCGAGTTTCTTACATGACTGCAATTGGAAACCATGAGAG GGATTACATATCCTCAGGATCTGTGTATAATACTCCTGACTCAGGAGGAGAATGTGGAGTTCCTTATGAAACTTATTTTCCCATGCCAACCCCAGCAAAGGATAAGCCATGGTATTCCATAGATCAAGGAAGTATTCACTTCACTGTGATTTCTACAGAGCACAATTGGTCACCAAATTCTGAGCAG TATCAATGGATGACGAAGGACATGGCTTCAGTTGATCGATCAAGAACCCCTTGGTTGATTTTCACAGG GCATAGACCTATGTATTCTTCTTTAAATGCATTCATGGGCGttgataataaatttgttaagGAAGTAGAACCATTACTATTAGCAAACAAG GTTGATTTGGCATTCTTTGGCCACATTCATAATTATGAGAGAACTTGCTCGATTTACCAACAAGAATGCAAGGCCATGCCTACAAAAGATAGAAATGGGATTGACACATATGACCACAGCAATTATAGTGCCCCTGTGCATGCAGTGATTGGAATGGCTGGCTTTTCCTTGGATAAGTTCACAAATGAT GTACGAGCAAATAAATGGAGTTTATCAAGGATTTCTGAGTATGGTTATCTAAGAGCGCATGCaacaaagaaagagataaaattaGAG TTTGtaaattcaaatacaaagaaagttGGGGACAGTTTTCGCATCATTAAAAGGTGA
- the LOC115984038 gene encoding probable inactive purple acid phosphatase 27 isoform X2, giving the protein MVFPCTSLMEPCSFSWVFRVFFTLLIFFLGSSLSLSWSLHPSLINSTAMHHHYTAISEFRLLNRRTLRECPNRSPYLQVNVSLSSNLSDEEYVNVTVNGALLPSEHDWVAMISPSHSNVENCPLNEILYAQTGDLSSLPLLCHYPVKAMYMSNDPDYLSCKKQECKKYDKGKCVVRTCSGTLTLHVINIRTDIEFLLFGGGFVTPCVLSRSGPISFANPKKPLYGHISSVDSTGTSMRLTWVSGDKEPQQVQYKDGKTKLSEVTTFSQDNMCTSDLPSPAKDFGWHDPGFIHSAVMTELKPSSTFWYRYGSDSAGWSEQIQFRTPPAGGSDELKFVAYGDMGKAPRDPSVEHYIQPGSLSVINAIADEVNSNNIDSVFHIGDISYATGFLVEWDFFLHQISHVASRVSYMTAIGNHERDYISSGSVYNTPDSGGECGVPYETYFPMPTPAKDKPWYSIDQGSIHFTVISTEHNWSPNSEQYQWMTKDMASVDRSRTPWLIFTGLIWHSLATFIIMRELARFTNKNARPCLQKIEMGLTHMTTAIIVPLCMQ; this is encoded by the exons ATGGTTTTTCCTTGCACTTCTCTCATGGAACCTTGTAGTTTTTCTTGGGTTTTCAGAGTATTCTTCACActactcattttctttcttggttcttctctttctttatctTGGTCATTGCACCCTTCACTTATAAACTCCACAGCCATGCACCATCATTACACTGCCATATCCGAGTTCCGCTTACTAAATAGAAGAACTTTGAGGGAGTGCCCCAATCGAAGCCCTTATCTCCAAGTGAATGTTAGTTTGAGTTCCAACCTTTCAGATGAAGAATATGTCAATGTTACTGTCAATGGAGCTTTGCTTCCCTCAGAGCATGATTGGGTCGCCATGATTTCACCTTCTCATTCTAA TGTTGAAAATTGTCCATTAAATGAGATTCTTTATGCACAAACTGGTGATCTTAGCTCACTTCCTCTACTCTGCCATTATCCTGTTAAG GCAATGTACATGAGTAACGATCCTGACTATCTCAGTTGCAAGAAGCAGGAATGCAAGAAATATGACAAGGGTAAATGTGTAGTGAGGACTTGTAGTGGTACGTTAACACTTCATGTTATTAACATCAGAACCGACATCGAATTCCTGTTGTTTGGTGGGGGATTTGTCACCCCTTGCGTTCTAAGTAGGTCAGGCCCTATCAGTTTTGCCAATCCAAAGAAGCCTTTATATGGACATATCTCAAGTGTAGATTCAACTGGAACTTCG ATGAGATTAACATGGGTGAGTGGGGATAAGGAACCTCAACAAGTTCAATATAAGGATGGAAAAACAAAGTTATCAGAAGTAACTACATTTTCACAAGATAATATGTGTA CTTCAGATTTACCAAGTCCAGCAAAGGACTTTGGGTGGCATGACCCTGGATTCATTCATTCCGCAGTGATGACAGAACTCAAACCTTCAAGTACCTTTTGGTACAGATATGGAAG TGATTCAGCTGGTTGGAGTGAACAAATTCAATTTCGAACTCCACCTGCTGGAGGATCCGATGAACTCAAATTTGTAGCATACGGTGATATGGGAAAGGCTCCTCGTGATCCTTCTGTTGAGCACTACATTCAG CCAGGATCCCTCTCAGTGATTAATGCCATTGCAGATGAAGTGAATTCAAACAACATAGACTCAGTCTTTCACATTGGAGATATAAGCTATGCCACTGGCTTTTTAGTAGAATGGGActtttttcttcatcaaataAGCCATGTGGCATCGCGAGTTTCTTACATGACTGCAATTGGAAACCATGAGAG GGATTACATATCCTCAGGATCTGTGTATAATACTCCTGACTCAGGAGGAGAATGTGGAGTTCCTTATGAAACTTATTTTCCCATGCCAACCCCAGCAAAGGATAAGCCATGGTATTCCATAGATCAAGGAAGTATTCACTTCACTGTGATTTCTACAGAGCACAATTGGTCACCAAATTCTGAGCAG TATCAATGGATGACGAAGGACATGGCTTCAGTTGATCGATCAAGAACCCCTTGGTTGATTTTCACAGG GTTGATTTGGCATTCTTTGGCCACATTCATAATTATGAGAGAACTTGCTCGATTTACCAACAAGAATGCAAGGCCATGCCTACAAAAGATAGAAATGGGATTGACACATATGACCACAGCAATTATAGTGCCCCTGTGCATGCAGTGA